AATGGGTCATTGGTGCACCAAACCTATCAACACAGCCTATGGGGTGAGCAATTGGAAGTCCATGGAAGACTTTACAGCTAATACTGAATTCTGCCATGGGAATGGCAGAAAAATAGCATTTTGGTTTGGATAGGGCATGAACCTTTAAGAGATAGGTTCCCTGAAATATTTAGGTTAGCACTTCCGCCTAAGTCAACAATCAGTGAAGTATGGAGCCAACATGAATGGAATCTCACTTTCAGGAGAGCATTAAATGATTATTTAATTGGGAAAGGGGATAGTGACTGCATTCTATCTAACTATGGAGGGATTGAGAAGACCCAATGACAATGAGGACACCATGGTATGGAATGGTAGGGGTAGTAAGGTATTCACAGTAAGAGATGCATATACTTATTTCTCCAATAATGGACAATAGAACATCAACTAGCCTTGGAAGCAAATTTGGAAGATTAAGATACCTTACAAGGTTAACTGTTTTACATAGCTAGTAGCAAGGAGGGCTTGTCTAACTCAGGATATTCTTCAGAAAAAGGGTAGTGCATCGGGCTGCCTTTTATGCTTCCTCTGCAAAGCTGAATCTGAAAACAATAGCCCTCTCTTTCTCCATTGTGCTTTCACTTCCCAACTATGGAATCTATTTTTGGCCCTGGTAAATTTGAAATGGATAATGCGGGAAACACATGTGATCTACTGAAAGCTTGGAACTATGCTGGTAAAATGGCTAGTTAGAAAAATGGTGGAGGACTATCCCAGCTTGCATTTGGTGGACCATAtggaaggaaagaaataactgatgttttgaagactggagtAGCTCCATACAAGTAGTTAAAATGAATTGTATTTTAAATTTTCACTTTTGGTGTAAAGAGTTTTCCGTAGGAGATGTAGAATCTATTCTACAATTTTTAGAAGCCTTGTAAAGTTCACAAGGATAGTACCCTGTAAATACCATTGCCAGCATAATCTTTGTACTGATGAATAAAATTTGTTACCATTCTCAAAAAAGACTCAGACTAAGAAGTGCATCTCGTAGGGGTGAAACTTGTAACCTAAAATTAGGAAATGTGTCTCccaaaaataaaatctgaaagacccagattaggaagtgcgtctcctagaggtAAAACTGACAAACTTTAGAATAGGAAGTGCGACTCCTAAAAATGTGACCTggatgactcaaactaggaagtatGTATCCTAGATGTGAGATTGAACTTAAGGAAAACTATAAATTGAGCTTTACTAAAATAATAACTTACCCTATTTTCCTGGCGGGATCCCTGAACTCGAAGCAAACTAAAATTAGCAACTTAAGCAAATTAAAACAGAACCTAGGAAAAACTAAGATGCGACCTTATTTTCCAGGCGGGACTCCTGAACTCAAGGAAAGCTAAAGATTGACAACTTAaggaaactaaaaattgaccATATTTTCTGGGCGGGACCCCTGAACTCTAGGAAAGCaaagattaacaacttaagaaaactaaaactgACAACTTAGGAAAAACTAAGATGCGACCCTATTTTCCAGGCAGGACTCCTGAACTCaaggaaaactaaagattaataACTCAAGAAAACTAAAAACTAACCCTAAGAAAAACTAAGGTGTGACCCTATTTTCTAGACGGGACCCTGAACTCGAGTAAAACTAAGgattaacaacttaagaaaactaaaactgaccctattctccggGCGGAACCCTGAGACTAGGGGTATGTCTAGAAGGTACGGTTCTTCCCAACTAGGAAATTGCTTAGGAGATAAAGTTCTTCTCACACAACCTTTGTGCTAACAGAATTGAAAATTCAAGTTTGCACATAGTCTTCATCCCTTTTTCAagcaaagaaaacttgtgagtttaaaacatggtggttggtttgtggccttgactttgaagGCGATTGCTCCTGCACTTGCCATGATTAATTTTAGTTTCAACTTGGAAGACAATGCTCGTTATTGGCTAACCACTCTTCCGGACAACCCTTCTCACGGAGAATATATCTGACTCGTTCAATTGCAATACCCTTTATTTGATGCACTGTACCCATCTAGAATTTACTGCACATTTGTTTTTTACATGAATCCCAACATGCGTGAACTGTCATCAACTACGCATGCATACTATCCTTCCCTGGCTTATGTCACCTTGATGTTCTAGCCCGACTCTGCTTTGTGCAATTGTAAAACttgtagcaaattttgaagtcatttctcgcTTGTTCCGGAAAAAATATTCGAAAGGGACTCAATTAAAGCCAGAGGAATGAAGCAAGGAGAGaggaaaaaaaaatggaaaaattgtATTTAACAAGAAAATTTCTATGTAGAAAAGTAGAAATTTATTTGATATGGCGGCCGACTCCACTGACCATGGCATGCATTTTGGATTGAGCGTCCTGATATGTCTAACAAGTCTAatcttcaactcttgttataccttCAAGCTGTGAAACTGGCTTCAATGCTCCAATAGTTCTATCAGATTCACGATCCTCATTCGACTTGTGGTGCCccagagggttttcaccaacaagcctctctaaTTTGTTctctctcaacttactgtcgccttatggtgcttgtgatGGTGCGGTACAAAAATCATATGCTCCTTGCATGTCAGACTTGgcactttcaaagatgatctatTAGGTCTTTTTGGACTGTAGTGCGGCTTTTGGACaaagttagaaagaaaggatatcatgaaggctcaaaataactaaaacAGAAGGGTTTAaacttacaacttttggaatcgacaAAATTTTTGCTCCAATTTCTTTGACATAAgagaattttgaatttttgacttGGTGTGACCGAACCCCAGAGTAAAAATGCCTACGTATTTTGTTGatacaagaatcaggtcaatcgTTGTTCAAACTAAAGttgttttattttgttgtttttctttattttctttctcttttttcccccttcttttctctctttttctttttcttctttttttttttttcttcttttgaaatgaactttctaaaagaaATTGCTCCAATTTTTACCTTATAGGGACATGGAACTtttgacttcttttttttttttttagtactctaacttgattccaaaagagagcTTGTGATATCTATTAAATGAAAGGATTTTTCGCTAGAAGAAAAGATCTTTCTTCCCATGGTTAAGAAGGAGAGAAAGCAGAGTCACCGGAGAAAGGCCACGTCGGAGCATCGTGTGATAAGAAAGTAAAGTCGGTTCATTTCCCAAGAGAGAGAAAAATCCTTCCAAACGAATTCTATTTTTTGACGGGTGTTCCTAAACTAATAAGTTATGCCTGGTGTCTGGGCCAGTTTGCACGCACCTCGACTATTCTACTGGGTACTTGGTATCTCCCACCAATACAAGTATTGGATAACTTTCCAAGGTTTGGGAAGTCGGGAATAAATCATCCAATatcttttgcttttattgaaATTTGAACCCTGATCTCCCATGATTTTCGTCTCACTTGTTGACAGCATGACCACACCATTGGGTGGCAATTGGtttttatatatgtatttatttattttttctgaaATTTCTCTTCTATGCTTGCTTAAGGTGATCGTCGAATCTCATTAATTTCTTTATCTTCGAACGCAGGTGTGCAAACATGCATTCTCATTTTCCCCAGTTTATGCTGACAACGCTCCAGCCAGGCTTCCTTTTCAAGAGATTGTTGTCGGGATGGCTGTGAAAGCATGTCAAGTCCTGCAGTTTTTCCTTCGTCTTAGCTTTATGCTCTCTGTGTGGCTGCTCATAATACCTTTTATTACATTCTGGATATGGAGATTGACTTTTGTAAGAAGTTTTGGAGAAGCTCCGAGACTCTTTTTGAGTCACTTATCTACAGCCATTATGCTTACTGACTGTCTGCATGGTTTTTTACTCTCCGCAAGCATCGTGTTTATCTTTCTTGGGGCAACATCATTGAGAGACCACTTCAGACATTTGCGTGAATTTGGGGGACAAGAAGCTGACAGGGAGGAAGATGCAGATAGAAATGCAGTTCATGCTGCAATAAGAGCTCCTGGTCAAGCTGATAGAAATTTTGCTGCTGATCCGAATGGTGAAGATGCCAATGGTGCACAAGGAGCTGCTGGAGCTGGTCAACTAATCAGAAGAAATGCAGAAAACGTTGCAGCCCATTGGGAGATGCAAGCAGCACGGCTTGAGGCTCATGTCGAGCAGATGTTTGATGGTTTGGATGATGCTGATGGCGCGGAGGATGTTCCTTTTGATGAGCTTGTTGGCATGCATGGTCCTGTGTTTCATCTGGTTGAAAATGCATTTACTGTAAGTTCATTGTTCAGTTGGAAATGTTCTTTACTTTTGGACTTATTTTGCAATATCTGGCATGCTTGCTTTATATTTCTTGTAAATTATCATTTTCTTTAGGCATCTTCAATGCCCTGACATCCACCCAGTAAATATACTATATTACTTTAACTTAGTGAGTTTTGTTTCTGCAGCAAGACTCCAAGCTCCAATTCTGAAGGGTCTTTTCTTGTTATTACAATTCATGCTCTACTCATCAAGATTGCCCCCATCTCCTCCTAATGTATTCTTTAATTGCTCTGCTTTTGTCGTCCATACTGGAGAATTAACTGATATGGCGGTTTGCCCTCCTATCAATGCAGGTTCTTGCCAGTAATATGATATTTCTTGGAGTAGTAATATTTGTTCCTTTTTCATTAGGGCGAATTATACTCTATTATATGTCTTGGCTTCTGTCCTCCGCCAGTAATCCAGTATTGTCAACTTTCATGCCACTTACTGAAACAGCACTTTTCTTGGCCAATATTACTCTGAAGAGTGCATTGACTGCTGTAGCAAATTTGACAGCTGACGACCAAAAAAATGGTTTGCTTGGTCAAGTTGCTGAAATATTGAACGGAAATGCCACCGATCTGAGTGCAGCATCAGATAACCTCCGTGCAACATTGTCAGCTGACCTTTTGAAAGGATCATCCCTTTGGGGATCCAGGCTTTCTGATGTTACCACTCTTGCTGTTGGCTATATGTTTATATTTTCTCTAGTAGTTTTCTACCTTGGAATTCTCACTCTAATTCGGTACACTCGCGGAGAGCCATTGACATTGGGAAGATTTTATGGCCTTGCTTCCATTGCAGAAACCATCCCCTCCCTCTTCAGGCAGTTTGTGGCAGCGATGAGGCATCTGATGACTATGATTAAGGTTATGTTCCTTCTTGTCATTGAACTTGGAGTTTTCCCTCTGATGTGTGGATGGTGGCTGGATATTTGCACCATCAGAATGTTTCGGAAATCGATCACCCAAAGAGTTGAATTTTTTTCTGTCTCTCCATTGGCGAGTTCATTACTTCATTGGGTTGTAGGGATTGTCTACATGCTACAAATAAGTATCTTTGTTAGCCTTCTTCGAGGGGTAAATTTTCTGTTAACTGTAGTCTTTAAAGTCTCCATCTTTATACTGCTAAATGTTCTTTTACTAATTATGTACTATACTTATATAGGTTCTGCGTAAAGGGGTTCTTTACTTCCTGCGAGATCCAGCAGATCCCAACTACAACCCATTCCGTGATCTGATTGATGATCCTGTTCACAAGCATGCTTGTAGAGTTCTTTTATCAGTGGCTGTCTATGGAAGTTTAATAGTGATGCTTGTATTTTTACCTGTCAAACTTGCCATGCAAATGACTCCTTCCATTTTCCCACTTGATATTTCGTAAGATTGTTTGAATGCTGTCTCCCTCTATTGATTTTGGTTTTAGTGTGTAATTGATATGTGAAGTGGTGTTTCAACATTCAGCCCTGTCGTTAACTCATGGAACTATCATTTTCTTTGGCCTTTGCAGTGTTTCTGATCCATTTACTGAAATTCCTGCTGACATGCTTCTCTTTCAAATCTGTATTCCTTTTGCGATTGAGCGTTTTAAGCTGCGTACAACAATGAAGTCTCTTCTCTGCTACTGGTTTACTGCTATTGGATGGGCTCTTGGTTTAACTGATTTCTTACTGCCCCATCCCAAGTATAATGGTGGCCAAGAGAATGGTAATGGTGATCAAGTAAGGCTGGAAAGGATGCATGCACCACATGGTGTACCTGATAGGGCGCTGGTGGGACTCGCTCCTGATGATGTGAATAGAGCTAGGCATGCAGTGAATGCGAACTTTCTGGAGTATGATGGTGATGAAGAAACAGATCCTAAGTAAGTTGAACTATGCCCCAGAATGTTAATCCACTCTTATTGGACGATGGATTTTATACTATCGTACTTTGGACTTGCATTCTATTGCAGCCATCTATCTACATCTTGGGTAATTCAATTACTTCACTAATACCTTCTAGACCTGTTACTGTATATATTTACTTAAAAATATGATCAGATAAAGCTATTTTCCTTGGTAATGAATAATAAGTAGCACCAAAATTGGCAGAGCAATGCTTGTTCTTTCTTGGTAAAGCGCATCATCTTGTCAACAAAGATTTTAAGTGCTATTTTCTTTAAAATACTTTAAACTTAATTTCTCTGTTCATTTGATCTTATTTCTTTCTAGTGGAGCCTACATGATTAATTGTCCTTTGGTTGTTTTAAAATATGGAAGTTGATAACATTAGCTTTTGCCAAAAATCCGGATACACACCCCTGTTCTGTTCAGTTATAATGCTCTTCTTGTTAGTCTGTGGAAGCATAAGGAAAGAGAAGTCATAATTACCAATACTAAGCTTACTATGAATTTTTTAACAAGCAACTTATGTTGTTCAAGAACATCTTTTAGCAGGTCCGCCTTTGTGCTTCGTATTGTGTTGTTGTTGATTGTAGCTTGGATGACTCTCCTCGTGCTTAATTCTGCCCTGATAATAGTTCCGATTTCACTTGGAAGAGTGCTCTTCAGTATCCTCCCACATCTTCCAGTAACACATGGAATCAAGTGCAATGGTATTGGACTTACCTAAGTCAGTAACAGCATATTGTTTTTTGATGTTTGACAATAATTATTGACCTTGTTGTTGCTTTAACCTCTTAGATTTGTATGCATTTGTAATTGGAAGCTATGCAATTTGGACCGCTATTGCTGGGGCAAGGTACTCCATCGAACAAATTAGGAAGAGGAGAGCTACGGTTTTGATGGGCCAAATTTGGAAATGGTGTGTCATTGTTCTGAAGAGTTCTGCACTGTTGTCAATATGGGTAATGTCAAAATTTCCTGTTTCAAGAGTTATGCCATGATTTCTTTTTCATATTGTTATTCATTCACTGATTCTCTGTCCAGATTTTTATCATCCCTCTGTTGATTGGGCTGCTTTTTGAACTTCTGGTCATTGTGCCTATGCGAGTGCCTATAGATGAAAGCCCAGTTTTCCTTCTATATCAGGATTGGGCTTTGGGATTAATCTTTCTAAAAATCTGGACTAGGCTGGTAAGTTTCATGTCATTTAATCTACTTTAGTTGTTACCTTTATTCTGTTTCATTTATTTAACGAGAATGTATGTGGCAAGCCAGATTTGCAGTTGAGTATTTGTTTTTAGTTAATGGATGTGGAGCTTCCGCTTTGCATTTCTGCTACCTTTTCACCCCTTGATAATTGATAAtttccttgtttcttttttttttctggcGAGCCATGTATGTTGTGTGCATAATACTAATTCTGGAGCAACTATTCCCCTATAGAGGATGGTCGTGTCTTCACATTCATCGCCATGTCTCCAGGAGTTAACATTGTTTTAAAAACAGCAAGCATGCTTTCTCTTGGACCTCTTATACCGTGTTAAAGTTCAAAACTCTTGACTGCTTGAGTTGTTAAAAAAAGAATAAGGAGAGAAGTGAACTCTTGACTGCACCACCTCCCAAAAAAATGTTCAAAGAGAGTTTTCAAGAATGCCCTTCCCTTCTTTGTGTTTAGATTTAAAACCTCAGCGCTTTCCTGGCTGTCATCTTTTATTTCCCTTGGCTGATTTTTGTTCCATAGTACTcatattgggagttaatttgtgctACCAGGTTATGCTAGATCATATGATGCCACTGGTGGATGGAAGTTGGAGAATGAAATTTGAGAGGGTGAGGGAAGATGGTTTCTCTAGGTTGCGAGTCTTTTAGGTGCTTCGCGAGATTGTTGTTCCAATTATCATGAAGCTGCTTACGGCATTGTGTTTCCCTTACATTTTAGCCAAGGGTGTATTTCCAATATTTGGTTACCCGTTACTTGTTAACTCTGCTGTCTATAGATTTGCTTGGCTCGGTAGCCTTGGCTTCAGTTTCGTCTGGTTCTGTGCAAAGCGTTTCCATGCATGGTTCACCAATCTCCACAATTCTATACGTGATGACCGTTATTTGATTGGTCGTAGACTTCACGATTATGGGGAAGAGTTAGAGCAGAGGGAAAAGGAAGTAGTGGAGTCAAGAGAAAGCAGTTCAAGAGTGGATAGAGATGACCAGGAGGCTGATGTAGGGTTAAGACAGAGTCATGCTATTCTGCAAGATGCTTAAATTTTGTGCCAATTGTGGCCCCTTAAGCTGCTCCTCGAGAAGGATGTTTTTGACTGTGGGAGCAGAGGTATGTAAATTGCTAGCAGATCTAGCTATGGTCTCTTGCAGAACCTAAGAGGGAACACAGTCGTACTAATTATGTGCAGTTTCTCTATGGTGATATATAAGTGCTTGTTAATACGTGCCTGCACCCCTTGCTAACCAGTGTTCATTTTGTTAGGAGAGTAcagtttctttttttattttggacTGTACGTTTAGAAGATATGAGAAATATAAGCTTATCTTAAGTAATCACTTGAAAATGTATATGTGCGTGGAAAAAAAGTGAGTGCCTTGTCTCGCATGTCTACACGAGGCTGCTAAGGTTCGTCTCGTTTATTCTACATCCGCTGCAACATTAAAATTTGTTTCCGGATGTAAAAAAGAATGGATGCGGAAACGGTAAAAAGGCAGGATTTGGAGCGTCTTTTATTCCTTACTGAATCTTTTGGCTATGCATCTCCTGACCACAGGCAGATTCGGAATTAGGTTGTCTGtatatttacatatttttataaaatttttaTGTGTGTACATGATACGAGCTGAAAGACATCACCTCTtcttgattattattattattttttttttttctctctcggGACCCGTTCAGATTTAGGGGCTGGTTTGTTCTAATTCCTTCTGTCGTGTGTATTTACCCATTGCGGAAGCAAGTCATTGGAGATGGTTATTGAGTATCTATATTCATCATTATTTTAATCTTATGTCACTTGGTTTTAATCTTATGTCATTTGGTTGAGATTTGGGACCCTAAAACAACGACTTCATCACTTTAATGATTAATACGAACTACTAATAGTGGTAGTCTTACTTTTTTATTTGCTTCGGAAGACCACATATCATGTTCTATTAGTAATGTTTAGCCTAGGTACACTGTTATGACACCCATAGTTTGTATATAATCGTTTACGTACAGTCGACTTTTAAGTAATATGATTATATAAACATCTTTTATGCCGTAAATAGGTAAAACACATCCTGTTTTTCTATTATTTCTTTCAGGAATCCGTATTGCCAAATGAATTACGACGGGGTTGTTTGGTTATTAGGATTAAGATAATAATTCCGGAATAGAATTTGAGTTTATATTTATCCTATGTTTAATTATAGGTATTACCAAATACTAGTACAAATTTTATATTAACATGGTGATATTAACTAACCTACACTAGATGTGGGAGAACAATCATAGGATTATTAATCTCTAAACGGAAAAGGTCCAAATATGCCTTTGAACTATGCGAACTTGAGCGAATTTGCCCGTCGTTAATACTTTGGCACAAACATGCCCTTGCCATTCAATACTTGCTCCAAATATGTCCTTATTTTTATAGGCCTTATATGGAGGGCATATGTAGTCCCACGCGCATATTTTCAGGGCATGTTCGACCCATAAAGTTCTTAAACTTTTATATTATGGAGTTTTCTTGTTTGGTTCATGGCAAATGGAAGTTTGTAATGATAAAATCCCCTCAAATCGATTGCTTTCCTTATGTAAATCTTAAATACGAACAAAGAGAAGCAAACCGTAGAAAAACTTAAATCATTTGTCGGAACACCTATGTCAATAAATATCTCCATGGTCCCATATGCCTCAAAATACCAGTAAATAGCCACTCTCGGTATTATAACTATAAAAACTAATACAATAAACAAGTTTTGCCACCATAGGCAATAAACGAATCAACTGCATCATTTAAATGTGTCGAATCTCAACTAAGTAGCAAAAAATAAACGGAAAAGAGTTAAAACTACCCTTATTATTTGCTAAATAGTTTACAAATACACTTTCTATCTATTAGTCCAAAAATACACACAATATTAATCAATTAACAAAATTGCCCCCACGCTAACAATAATCGACATGCTTTCAATTTAATGACGTTTCATTTTCTTACTAGGTCACGTGGCAATCTCGGGATGAAATCAGGCATGGATTTAATaccgccccccccccccatttatTTGACCGCcttattattttctctccttttctttgggAAAAAATTATAAATGGCATATATGATTGGTCATATAATCGTGCTTAAATAGATGTTTTTTATACAAGGTTCTTAGTTGGTGGGATAAGAGGATTAGCTGAATTTACTCCTTTTTTTGATCGACGAGTAATTGATGGGATGACTAACGGGGTTGGGGTTCTTCTTTCTTCCTTATCACCCAACACACTCACCTAAATCCCAAAAAACTTCTCGTCCTAGCGTCTCTTCCTCCATCACAACCACTGATGGCGTTACCACCGGCCAATCGCCGCCATCGTCGAAAACCCGGCATTACCCTTACCTTTCTGccgctctttctctctctctcaatcTCCCTCTCCAGGGTGCTACTGCCGACATCATTCCTCCACTACCGGCGATGCGACCTCTGGATCTCCTCGCCGAAAATGGTAACAAATAGCGGCAAATAGTGATGAACATGATCAGAATCTTTCAGTATGGTTGGCAAACGCCATTAATATGAGGTTTATGGCTGGAGAAGAAGGAAGGGGGTGGTCAGGTGAGTTGGAGTGGGCGTGATAACAAAATTAGGGTTTGATCCAGTTAATGAGTCAAAACTAAATCCTAATTTAATTTCTGGATAAGAGTGCCACGTGGCCTAATAAAAAGGTTCCAACACATTAATTTGAAGGTCCACCTAGTCTGCTATTAAATATAGGGGTAATTttgataataaaaaaatatagtgTGTATTTTTGGACTGCTAGATGGATGTCATATGTATTGTTAAATTGATAGATGGAGcaagtttctataaattatttaGCACATAATATAAATAGTTCTgacccttttaaaaaataattacttACTCGCTTCGTACAaacaaaacatgataatactttgcTTAGGAACAAAGAGAAGCATGGTTTGGGAACAAAGAGAAGCAAAGTATAAAACCTAAACCATGTGTTGGAAGAGAAACCTCTCAAGTTTTAGGGCCACTGTATAGGTTTCTCTTCCAACAAAATAGTTTAGGTTTTTCTACACTTTGCTTCTCTTTATTCGTATTTAAGACATATAGAAGGAAATCAATCGATTTGAGAGGGATTTTATCATTACAAGATTTTGATATATTATCATGAACTAAACAAGATAACTCAATAAAATAAAATCTTAAGAAGTTTAATGGACCAAATATGCCCTTAAGGTCTGCACGTGACAAAATATGCTATCCATATGAGGCCGTTTAAAATAAAGGTATATTTCAAGCAATTATTGGATGGTAGGGGAACATTTGTGTATGTATTAACGACAGGCACATTCGCTCAATTTTGCATAGTTCAAGGGCATATTTGGACTATTTTTGATTCTTAAATAGGCCTCCTTGGATGACCC
This sequence is a window from Nicotiana sylvestris chromosome 3, ASM39365v2, whole genome shotgun sequence. Protein-coding genes within it:
- the LOC104213705 gene encoding probable E3 ubiquitin ligase SUD1 → MEIAPAGHDSGLRNSVADTSTVDAINSSSSALSDSVANNYDDEDEDVCRICRNPGDTDNPLRYPCACSGSIKYVHQDCLLQWLNHSNARQCEVCKHAFSFSPVYADNAPARLPFQEIVVGMAVKACQVLQFFLRLSFMLSVWLLIIPFITFWIWRLTFVRSFGEAPRLFLSHLSTAIMLTDCLHGFLLSASIVFIFLGATSLRDHFRHLREFGGQEADREEDADRNAVHAAIRAPGQADRNFAADPNGEDANGAQGAAGAGQLIRRNAENVAAHWEMQAARLEAHVEQMFDGLDDADGAEDVPFDELVGMHGPVFHLVENAFTVLASNMIFLGVVIFVPFSLGRIILYYMSWLLSSASNPVLSTFMPLTETALFLANITLKSALTAVANLTADDQKNGLLGQVAEILNGNATDLSAASDNLRATLSADLLKGSSLWGSRLSDVTTLAVGYMFIFSLVVFYLGILTLIRYTRGEPLTLGRFYGLASIAETIPSLFRQFVAAMRHLMTMIKVMFLLVIELGVFPLMCGWWLDICTIRMFRKSITQRVEFFSVSPLASSLLHWVVGIVYMLQISIFVSLLRGVLRKGVLYFLRDPADPNYNPFRDLIDDPVHKHACRVLLSVAVYGSLIVMLVFLPVKLAMQMTPSIFPLDISVSDPFTEIPADMLLFQICIPFAIERFKLRTTMKSLLCYWFTAIGWALGLTDFLLPHPKYNGGQENGNGDQVRLERMHAPHGVPDRALVGLAPDDVNRARHAVNANFLEYDGDEETDPKTSFSRSAFVLRIVLLLIVAWMTLLVLNSALIIVPISLGRVLFSILPHLPVTHGIKCNDLYAFVIGSYAIWTAIAGARYSIEQIRKRRATVLMGQIWKWCVIVLKSSALLSIWIFIIPLLIGLLFELLVIVPMRVPIDESPVFLLYQDWALGLIFLKIWTRLVMLDHMMPLVDGSWRMKFERVREDGFSRLRVF
- the LOC138887382 gene encoding probable E3 ubiquitin ligase SUD1, producing the protein MKLLTALCFPYILAKGVFPIFGYPLLVNSAVYRFAWLGSLGFSFVWFCAKRFHAWFTNLHNSIRDDRYLIGRRLHDYGEELEQREKEVVESRESSSRVDRDDQEADVGLRQSHAILQDA